A genomic segment from Lutibacter sp. A80 encodes:
- a CDS encoding YceI family protein, whose protein sequence is MKKHIVSILVLSILFISCKEKAKEEKTETATKTATEQVADANYTVNSETSLLNWKGFKPTGMHNGTVAIKSGSLEVKEGALFGGDFVFDMTAITVLDIPAEDDGNGKLKSHLESKDFFDVANNPTATFKITGVDGNLITGDLTVKGVTKSIQFPVVLTTSSTGIKLSGETFKIDRTDYGIEYKSQKFFDNLKDKFINDEFEISFEVNASK, encoded by the coding sequence ATGAAAAAACACATTGTATCAATCTTAGTATTATCAATACTTTTTATTTCTTGTAAAGAGAAAGCAAAAGAAGAAAAAACAGAAACAGCTACTAAAACAGCTACTGAGCAAGTAGCTGATGCAAATTATACTGTAAATTCAGAAACATCGCTATTAAATTGGAAAGGTTTTAAACCAACGGGAATGCATAATGGTACTGTTGCAATTAAAAGTGGTTCTTTAGAGGTTAAAGAAGGAGCATTATTTGGAGGGGATTTTGTATTTGATATGACTGCCATTACGGTTCTAGATATACCAGCAGAAGATGATGGTAACGGAAAATTAAAAAGTCATTTAGAAAGCAAAGATTTTTTTGACGTAGCAAATAATCCAACAGCTACATTTAAAATTACAGGTGTAGATGGTAATTTAATTACAGGAGATTTAACTGTTAAAGGTGTTACTAAAAGTATTCAGTTCCCTGTAGTATTAACAACTTCATCTACTGGTATAAAACTTTCTGGAGAAACTTTTAAAATTGATAGAACAGATTACGGGATTGAATATAAATCTCAAAAATTCTTCGATAATTTAAAAGATAAATTTATAAATGATGAGTTTGAAATTTCTTTTGAAGTAAACGCATCAAAATAA
- a CDS encoding YceI family protein has protein sequence MKKIRILVSIAFIVMSFTAVSAQEKYEVAAESSTITWKGYKPTGSHNGTIALESGFLSMQGKYIAGGTLTANMTSIKDADGSAKLEGHLKSKDFFEVETFPTAKFAISEVEMDENGAAIIKGNITIKGITKEISFSGEVSKTANSVTLKSAVFSINRADFNVKFKSKSFFNDLKDKFINDEFDLQVTIVANK, from the coding sequence ATGAAAAAAATTCGAATATTAGTATCAATTGCATTTATAGTAATGTCGTTTACGGCAGTTTCGGCACAAGAAAAATATGAAGTAGCCGCTGAAAGTTCAACTATAACCTGGAAAGGATATAAGCCTACAGGTTCACATAATGGAACCATAGCATTAGAATCAGGATTTTTATCAATGCAAGGTAAGTATATTGCAGGAGGCACCTTAACTGCTAATATGACTTCAATTAAAGATGCAGATGGAAGTGCAAAATTAGAAGGACACTTAAAATCTAAAGACTTTTTTGAAGTTGAAACTTTTCCAACAGCAAAGTTTGCTATAAGTGAAGTTGAAATGGATGAAAATGGAGCTGCAATAATTAAAGGAAATATTACAATTAAAGGAATTACTAAAGAAATTTCTTTCTCTGGTGAAGTTTCAAAAACAGCTAATTCTGTAACTTTAAAAAGTGCTGTATTTTCAATAAATAGAGCAGATTTTAATGTAAAATTTAAATCAAAATCGTTTTTTAACGACTTAAAAGACAAGTTTATAAATGATGAATTTGATTTACAAGTTACAATTGTAGCTAATAAATAA
- a CDS encoding Lrp/AsnC family transcriptional regulator, with amino-acid sequence MNKIDKIDRQILKLLQQNSKINIKEIALKIGLTSTPTYDRIKRLEKSGIITHYKAEINREKVGLDLVVFCQVTLQVHSKKLITQFENAIEKMPEVIGCFHIAGNFDYLLKITVSDIKSYQFFLKNKLSVLESVSNVQSNFVMSMVKENTIYELT; translated from the coding sequence ATGAATAAAATTGACAAGATTGATCGTCAGATTTTAAAACTTTTACAACAAAACTCAAAAATAAACATAAAAGAAATTGCTCTAAAAATTGGTTTAACCTCTACTCCAACATACGATAGAATTAAACGTTTAGAAAAATCTGGAATTATTACGCATTATAAAGCAGAAATTAATAGAGAAAAAGTAGGCTTAGACTTGGTAGTTTTTTGTCAAGTTACACTTCAAGTACATTCCAAAAAATTAATTACACAATTTGAAAACGCAATTGAAAAAATGCCTGAAGTTATTGGCTGTTTTCATATTGCTGGTAATTTCGATTATTTATTGAAAATAACAGTTTCAGATATTAAATCGTATCAGTTTTTTTTAAAAAACAAATTATCTGTATTAGAATCCGTTTCAAATGTACAAAGCAATTTTGTAATGAGTATGGTTAAAGAAAATACCATTTACGAATTGACATAA
- a CDS encoding aminotransferase class I/II-fold pyridoxal phosphate-dependent enzyme encodes MSNKPANNIQDLQYFGEFGGVNPSISDSATYTFLHAKTMLDTFEGHAEGCYLYSRHTSPSNLFLSEALAAMEFTETANVAASGMGAITSVFLQVCNAGDHIVSSRTIYGGSYAFLKNFAPKFNISSTFVDITSLEAIENAITSKTKMIYCEAISNPLLEVANITELSKIAKKHNILLVVDNTFSPLVISPQKLGADITIHSLTKFINGTNDTVGGVVCGSQKFIDSLRCVHDGAAMLLGPVMDSLRAASILKNLRTLHIRMKKHSENALYLAEHFEEDGLKVVYPGLKSHPDHQLFKTIHNKEYGFGGILTIDVGSLVKANELMELMQHENLGYLAVSLGFYKTLFSASGTSTSSEIPEEEQEKMGLSDGIVRFSIGLDNDIERTYRAMRMCMKKVGVL; translated from the coding sequence ATGAGTAACAAACCAGCAAATAATATTCAAGATTTACAATACTTTGGAGAATTTGGAGGCGTAAATCCTTCAATTTCAGATTCAGCAACCTACACTTTTTTACATGCTAAAACTATGCTTGATACTTTTGAGGGTCATGCAGAAGGTTGTTATTTATATTCGCGCCACACAAGTCCAAGTAATTTATTTTTAAGTGAAGCTTTGGCTGCTATGGAATTTACCGAAACAGCAAATGTAGCTGCTTCTGGTATGGGAGCAATAACATCTGTTTTTTTACAAGTTTGTAATGCTGGAGATCATATTGTTTCTAGTAGAACTATTTATGGAGGTAGCTATGCTTTTCTAAAAAACTTTGCTCCAAAATTTAATATTTCAAGCACTTTTGTAGATATTACATCTTTAGAAGCTATTGAAAATGCAATAACTTCTAAAACAAAAATGATTTATTGTGAAGCAATAAGTAACCCGTTACTAGAGGTTGCTAATATTACCGAATTATCTAAAATTGCTAAAAAACATAATATTTTATTGGTGGTAGATAATACATTTTCTCCATTGGTAATTTCACCTCAAAAACTAGGTGCAGATATTACAATTCATAGTTTAACAAAATTTATAAATGGTACAAATGATACTGTTGGTGGCGTAGTGTGTGGAAGTCAGAAATTTATAGATAGTTTACGTTGTGTACATGATGGAGCTGCAATGTTGTTAGGTCCAGTAATGGATAGTTTACGAGCTGCTAGTATTTTAAAAAATTTAAGAACACTTCATATTAGAATGAAAAAACACAGCGAAAATGCGTTGTATTTGGCAGAACATTTTGAAGAAGATGGTTTAAAAGTAGTATATCCAGGTCTTAAATCTCATCCAGACCATCAATTGTTTAAAACAATACATAATAAGGAATACGGTTTTGGAGGAATTTTAACAATTGATGTAGGTAGTTTAGTTAAAGCCAATGAATTAATGGAGTTGATGCAACATGAAAATTTAGGGTATTTAGCAGTTAGTCTTGGTTTTTACAAAACATTGTTTAGTGCTTCAGGAACAAGTACTTCTTCTGAAATACCAGAAGAGGAACAAGAAAAAATGGGACTTTCTGATGGAATTGTTCGTTTTTCTATTGGATTAGATAATGATATTGAACGTACTTACAGAGCCATGCGCATGTGTATGAAAAAGGTAGGTGTTTTATAA
- the nhaC gene encoding Na+/H+ antiporter NhaC — translation MQENNNTPTSEDKDIINNLELNFFEALIPVVALMAMLAYNIFYADGVLLGDYSNQFILLLGGLVAAVVGFLNKVNFKAMLVEIIDNIKSVFIPIMILFLVGALAGTWLVSGIIPAMVYYGLQVLSPSIFLPASVVIAALISIATGSSWTTSATVGIALVGIGSALGIPTGMIAGAVISGAYFGDKMSPLSDTTNLAPAMAGTDLFTHIRYMTITTVPTIIITLIVFSILSFNIDTSGNADVSGLLNTIKNTFNISPYLFIVPAVVIILIVTKTKPLIALGIGVLLAAVFAFIFQSEVLSNLSDSNFNSIINAIFIDTEIVTANEKLNELFSAGGMQGMLWTIYLIICAMVFGGIMDAIGALTRITDALLKVASSVFGLFASTVLSCLGLNAIASDQYLAIVIPGKMFKQAYEDKGLAPENLSRSLEDSGTVTSVLIPWNTCGAYQSTVLGVGVADYFVYAIFNWLSPFITLLFAALNIKIKQLGEK, via the coding sequence ATGCAAGAAAATAACAATACACCTACCTCTGAAGATAAAGACATTATAAATAATTTAGAACTTAATTTTTTTGAAGCACTTATACCAGTAGTTGCTTTAATGGCAATGTTAGCGTATAATATTTTTTACGCAGATGGAGTTTTACTGGGAGATTATTCCAATCAGTTTATATTATTATTAGGAGGTTTGGTTGCAGCTGTTGTTGGCTTTTTAAATAAAGTGAATTTTAAAGCAATGCTTGTTGAAATTATAGATAATATAAAAAGTGTTTTTATACCTATAATGATATTATTTTTAGTTGGTGCTTTGGCAGGAACTTGGCTTGTAAGTGGTATTATACCTGCAATGGTTTATTATGGACTTCAGGTTTTAAGTCCGTCGATATTTTTACCAGCTTCAGTTGTTATTGCAGCTTTAATTTCTATAGCTACAGGAAGTTCATGGACAACCTCTGCAACTGTAGGTATTGCCTTGGTAGGTATTGGAAGTGCTTTGGGTATTCCAACGGGTATGATAGCGGGTGCAGTAATTTCAGGAGCCTATTTTGGAGATAAAATGTCACCTTTAAGCGATACAACAAATTTAGCTCCTGCTATGGCTGGAACAGATTTGTTTACGCATATACGGTATATGACAATTACTACAGTACCAACAATTATAATTACGCTAATTGTGTTTAGTATTTTAAGTTTTAATATTGATACTTCTGGAAATGCTGATGTAAGTGGTTTGTTAAACACTATTAAAAATACATTTAATATTTCACCTTATTTGTTTATTGTTCCTGCTGTTGTAATTATTTTAATTGTTACCAAAACAAAACCATTAATAGCACTTGGAATAGGGGTGTTGTTAGCAGCTGTTTTTGCATTTATTTTTCAATCTGAAGTATTGAGTAATTTGTCCGACTCTAATTTTAATTCAATTATTAATGCAATATTTATTGATACTGAAATAGTAACAGCTAACGAAAAATTAAACGAACTTTTTAGCGCAGGAGGTATGCAAGGAATGCTTTGGACTATATACCTTATTATTTGCGCTATGGTTTTTGGAGGAATTATGGATGCAATTGGTGCTTTAACAAGAATTACCGATGCTTTATTAAAAGTGGCTTCTTCTGTATTTGGCTTGTTTGCAAGTACGGTTTTAAGTTGTTTAGGCTTAAATGCAATTGCTTCAGATCAATACTTGGCAATTGTAATTCCTGGTAAAATGTTTAAACAAGCTTATGAAGATAAGGGGTTAGCTCCAGAAAATTTAAGTAGAAGTTTAGAAGATTCTGGTACTGTTACTTCTGTTTTAATTCCTTGGAATACTTGTGGAGCTTATCAATCTACCGTTTTAGGTGTTGGTGTAGCAGATTATTTTGTGTATGCAATATTTAATTGGTTAAGCCCATTTATTACATTGCTTTTTGCAGCTTTAAATATTAAAATAAAGCAATTAGGTGAAAAATAA